Part of the Dermatophilus congolensis genome is shown below.
CTTACGGGTGGTCCGAAGCGTCGGCGGGTGAGTTCTTTTTCGAGGGCGGTGAGGAGGTTTTCGGCGTCGTCTTCCTCGACTTCGAGGTCTTCGTTGCGGGTGACGCGGAAGGTGAAGTGTTCGCGGACGTCCATGCCGGGGAAGAGGCGGTCAAGGTGGACGGCGATGATTTCTTCGATGGGGACGAAGCGGGCGCTGTGGGGGGTGTTGTCTTCGTCGTCGAGGGGGACGAGTCGGGGTAGGAGGGAGGGGATTTTGAGGCGGGCGAAGTGTTCGTTTCCTGTTTCGGTGTTGACGAGTACGACGGCCATGTTGAGGGAGAGGCCGGAGATGTAGGGGAAGGGGTGGGAGGGGTCGACGGCCAGTGGGGTTAGGACGGGGAAGACAGTGGCGTCGAACCATTGGGTTAGGTGTGCGCGTTCGTCGATGGCGAGGTCGGCCCAGTGAGCCATGGTGATGCCTTCGTTGGCCAGGGCGGGTTGGATTTCGTCGATGTAGAGGTGGGCGTGGCGTTGTTGTAGTTCAGAGCTGACGGTGTGGATGCGGTCCAGGAGTTCGCGGGGTTCGAGGCCGGAGGCGGAGCGCACTGCTAGTCCGGTGGCGATGCGGCGTTTAAGTCCGGCGACGCGGACCATGAAGAACTCGTCGAGGTTGCTGGCGAAGATGGATAGGAAGTTGACGCGTTCTAGCAGAGGCACGGTGGTGTCTTCGGCCATTTGCATGACGCGTTCGTTGAAGGCGAGCCAGCTGATTTCGCGGTCGAGGAAGCGGTCGGTGGGGAATTCTTCTTCGGTGGTGTTGTGCTGGGGGAGGGGGGTGAATCGGGGTTCGGGGGCACGTCGGGGGGTGACGGATGTGGGGACGGTTGTGGCTTCGTTGGTGGGGGTCGGGGAGCTGGTGTCGTTGCTCATGGTGTGTGCTTTCTGGCCGGTGGGGGTGTGCGCGTATTGGACGTCGTGTGCGGTGCGGTGGAATCCGGCGTGTTGGTAGGTGGCGATGGCTGGAGTGTTGTCGCCTTCGACGTAGAGGTCGATGGTGGTGGCGCCGGTGGTGCTTAGGTGGGCCAGCCCTAGGGCGGTGGCGGCGGTGCCTAGTCCGTGTCCTTGGTGGTCTGGGTGGACGCCGACGACGTAGATTTCGCCGGGTTCGTTGGTGTGGGGGTGTTTGGTCCAGTGGAAGGCGGCGAGGGAGCCTTCGGTGGTCGGTGTGTTGCTGGGGGCGTGGATGAGGAAGAAGCCGTTGGGGTCGAACCAGGGTTCGGCGAAGCGGGCGTGGAGGTCTTCGCGGGTGATGCGGCCTTGTTCTGGGTGGGTGGCGAATGCTGCGGCGTTGACGTTGAGCCAGTCGGTGGTGTCGTGGTCGGTGTTGGGGTTGAAGGTGCGCCAGGTGTAGCCGTCAGGCAGGGTGATGTCGTGGGGGTCGGTGGGGGTGATGCCTTCGACTGGGCGGCTCATTTTCCACAGTTCGCGAACGGTGGTGAGGTGTGTTTTGTGGGCGAGGTGTTGGGCTGCGGGCAGGTGTCCGTGTGCCCAGAAGTGTGTGGTGGGGTGGGTGGTGAGGATGGTGGTGATGAGGTGGGTGCCGTGTCCGTGGCTGCGGGCGGTGGGGGCTACGGCGATTTCGGCGCTGGGTGCGTCGGTGAGGTTGTCGATGTGGGCGGCGGCGATGATGGGGCTGGTGGGGTCTTCTGGGTTGTGGCGTAGGAGGATGAAGGCGTGGTTGCCTTCGGTGGTGGAGGCTGCGTGGAGCATGGTGGCTTCGGAGAAAGCTTCGACGCCGTCGGCGTCTGTGACGGCCTGAGCTAGCGCGCGGAACTCGGTGAGTTCGGGCTCGGTCAGGACGCGTTGTGCATTCATGGTTCCATCTTGGCGCATTGCTGCGTCGAGTTGGGGGTGGGCGTGTATGTGATTGTTGGTGGGGTTAGGGGTGGGGGTCTCCGGGTGGGTTGAATCGGTAGCCGACGTTGCGGACGGTGGCGATGAGTTCTTCGTGTTCGTGGCCGAGTTTTGCGCGTAGGCGTCGGATGTGTACGTCGACAGTGCGGGTGCCACCGAAGTAGTCGTATCCCCAGACTTCTTGGAGGAGTTGGGCTCTGGTGAAGGCGCGTCCGGGGCGGTTGGCGAGGTGTTTGAGGAGTTCGAATTCTTTGTAGGTGAGGTCGAGTAGGTCTCCGGCCAGTCGAGCGGTGTAGGCGGATTCGTCGATGGTGAGTTGGCCGGAGGTGATGCGGTCGTTGTCTGTGGTGGGGGGAGGTGGGCGGCGGCTGGTGGCTAGGCGTATGCGGGCGTCTATTTCGGCTGGTCCGGCGTTGGTGAGGAGGATGTCGTCGATGCCCCAGTCGGCGTTGATGGTGATGAGTCCGCCTTCGGTAACGATGGCGAGGATGGGGATGTCGGGTAGGGCTAGGGAGATGTGTCGGCAGTGGGCTTTGGCGCGTGCGAGGTCGTGGCGTGCGTCGATGAGCAGGATGTCGAATCCGGTGCTGGGGGTGGGGGTGTGGGTGTCGATGGGCATGTGGGCGACGTCGTGGGAGAGGAGGCCGAGGGCGGGTAGGACGTCGAGGTGCCGTGAGGGCATTGACGTCATCAGGAGGAGCCGGGCCATGCGTCTGAGAATACGATTGGTGGGAGGTCCGCTGTTGTTCGGCGGTCTATTTTTGGGTTGTTTGAGGTTGTTGTGTGTGGCTATGGGCAGGTTGCTTGTGGCTGTGTGAGGAGGGGTTGATTGTGGCTGGTGTTGTGACGGTGCGGTATTGGGCTGCGGCTGCGGCTGCGGCGGGGTGTGACAGTGAGGTTGTTTCGGCGGGCACGGTGGGTGAGGTGCTGGATGCGGCGGTGGTGGTGCATCCGGAGCTGGAGAAGGTGGTGGGTGTGTGTACGTGTTTGGTGGATGGTGTTAGGGGTGATCGTGGCCGGGTTGTGGGGGATGGTTCGGTGGTTGAGCTGCTTCCTCCGTTTGCGGGAGGGTGATTCGGGGGAACAGGTGTGGGGTGAACTGGCTAGGGTGGTTGTGTGAGTGAGAGTCCCGATCTCGTGACATGGGCTGTGTGGCCTGCATCTATGGCGTGTTTTGCGGTGACGGTGGCGGCGGGTGTGGGGATTGCCACTGGTGTGCCGGCGTTGATGACGTTGGGTGTGGGGGTGCCGATGTTGATGATGGCTAATGGGTGGGTTCGGTTGTTGCAGTTGCCGAGTCCGCGTGGGACGACGGGGATTTTGGTTGCTGCTGCGGTGATTTTGGTGGCTGGTGGGTGGGTGACGCACCGGACGCATGTGAGCATGTTGGTGGCAGCGATTGCTGTGGTGTTGGTGTTGGAGTTTGTGCATCAGTTGGGGCGGCGGGATCGGCGGCCGCGGTTGGTGGAGTCGGTGTCGTCGGCGGTTTTTGGGATCACGGTGGTTGCTTCGGGGTCGTGTTTTTTGATTTTGGAGGGGCCGGTGGGGCATGCGACGTCTTTGGGTGTGGTTGCGGCGACGTTGGTGGGGGTAGCTGCTGATGGATTGCCTGGTGGTTTGGTGAGTCGTGGTCGTGCTTGGGTGCCGGCGGTGGTTGCATCGGTGTTGGGTGCGGTTGTTGGCGCTTTGGTGTGGCTGTGGGTGGGGCCGCAGGGGGTTGGTAGTGATGTGTGGGTGGCGGGTTTGGCTGGTGGTTTGGCTGGTTTGGGGTCTTTTACGTTGAGGTTGGCGTTGTGTGGTCTTCCGACGATTGCGGGTTTTCGGGCTCGGTGGGCTGCGGGTGCGGCGAGTTTGTTGGTGACGGGTGTGGTTGCGTATGGGCAGGCGTGGGTGGTGTTGGGGTCGTTGGTGCCGTTGTTGAGTGGGTGATGAGTGGGGTGTTGGGTGGTTGGAGGTGCGCAAGGTGCCGTGTATCGGGGAGGATGGCGGCATGGTTTTTGAGCTAGATGTGACTTTGAACCCTGAGGTTGCCCCGCTGGCGTGGTTGGTTGGCTCGTGGCGTGGTTTGGGAGTGGTGGGTTATCCCGGTATGGAGTCGTGCAACATGGTGCAGGAGGTGGAGATTACTCATGATGGGCGTCCATTCCTGACGATGAATTCTCGTTCGTGGGAGTTGGATGAGGAGGGTAAGCAGGTTCGTCCTTTGGCCACGGAGACTGGGTATTGGCGTGTGGTGGGCGATGGTGAGATTGAGCTGTTGTTGGCGCATCCGACAGGCATTGTGGAGATGTTTGTTGGGAAGAAGGAGAAGGAGCGCCCGGTCATCGAGATAGCTACGGATGGTGTGATGCGTTCTCCTGCTGCGCGGGAGTACAACTCGGCTAAGCGCATGTATGGGTTGGTGGATTCGAAGTTGATGTGGGTGTTGGAGATGGCTGCTGATGGTCATCCGATGACGTCGCACATGTCTGCGCAGCTTGAGCGGGTTGCGTGAGGGGCGAGGTTCCTCCCGCCTCGCCACTGTTGGCGCGCCCGAAGGCAGTGGCTGGGGTGGGTGTGGATGCCGGGATTGCTGTGCATTACGGGGATCCGTTGCGTGAGTCGCGTTTGTTGGAGCAGGGCGTGGCGGTTGCGGATTTGTCGAATCGTGGTGTGGTGACGGTTTCGGGTCCGGATCGGTTGAGTTGGTTGAACTCGCTCACTACGCAGTCGTTGTTGGGGTTGGCGCCGCGGCATTCGATGAGCACGCTTGTGTTGGATCCGCAGGGGCGGATTGAGCATGACTTGCATGTTGTCGATGACGGTCAGACGCTGTGGATGACGGTTGAGCCGGGGACGTCTGGTGCGGTTGTTGCGTGGCTGGATTCGAT
Proteins encoded:
- a CDS encoding winged helix-turn-helix domain-containing protein, giving the protein MARLLLMTSMPSRHLDVLPALGLLSHDVAHMPIDTHTPTPSTGFDILLIDARHDLARAKAHCRHISLALPDIPILAIVTEGGLITINADWGIDDILLTNAGPAEIDARIRLATSRRPPPPTTDNDRITSGQLTIDESAYTARLAGDLLDLTYKEFELLKHLANRPGRAFTRAQLLQEVWGYDYFGGTRTVDVHIRRLRAKLGHEHEELIATVRNVGYRFNPPGDPHP
- a CDS encoding MoaD/ThiS family protein — encoded protein: MAGVVTVRYWAAAAAAAGCDSEVVSAGTVGEVLDAAVVVHPELEKVVGVCTCLVDGVRGDRGRVVGDGSVVELLPPFAGG
- a CDS encoding FABP family protein, with the protein product MVFELDVTLNPEVAPLAWLVGSWRGLGVVGYPGMESCNMVQEVEITHDGRPFLTMNSRSWELDEEGKQVRPLATETGYWRVVGDGEIELLLAHPTGIVEMFVGKKEKERPVIEIATDGVMRSPAAREYNSAKRMYGLVDSKLMWVLEMAADGHPMTSHMSAQLERVA